A single genomic interval of Rubrivirga marina harbors:
- a CDS encoding thioredoxin family protein — MTPRTIDVYSADCPLCADAVALVERLARPDDTVTVRSVNAEAVASEAARLGVRSVPAVAVDGELASCCRAGGVTEAGLHAALGA; from the coding sequence ATGACGCCCCGCACCATCGACGTCTACTCCGCCGACTGCCCCCTCTGCGCCGACGCCGTGGCGCTCGTCGAACGGCTCGCCCGACCCGACGACACGGTGACGGTCCGCTCCGTCAACGCCGAGGCCGTCGCGTCCGAGGCCGCCCGTCTCGGCGTCCGGTCCGTGCCCGCCGTCGCCGTCGACGGCGAGCTCGCGTCGTGCTGCCGGGCGGGCGGCGTGACCGAGGCCGGCCTCCACGCCGCGCTCGGCGCCTGA